CCTGACCACGCCGCAGCGACTGGAGGACTGGCAGCGTCAGCAGGAGGATCGGCTCTTGGGTGTGGTGGAGCGCTACCACATCACACTGCCCATGCTGGAGGAGTTCCATCGCCGCGAGCTGTCGCGCTATCAGGCGCTGCTCGGACAGTACCAGTCGCAGGTGCAGGATGCCAGCgcctggcagaggcaggagcgcAGTCGCCTGGACTGGCTGATACACCAGAACAGCTTCTCGGCCCAAGACATTGATCGCTGGCAGCAGGAGAATGGCAGGAAGCTGTCACAGCTGGCCCAGCAGCATGGTGTCAGCCAAgaccagctgcagcaatggcagcgccAGGAACTGCAGCGTTTGCATGTTTATTTCGACAAGGTAAACGAATCGCTGGCGCCACAGGTGCCGCAGGTGCCGCATGCCTATCCCACATCCAGCTCACTCACGGAGGACAacaccaaggagcagcagcgcctggACGAGCTGATCCGCCAGCACAATGCCACAATTGCCGCACTCCAGAGCTCCATTTGGAACGATCAGCAGCGACTGAAGGATCTTTCGATCAAGTACCAGGGGGACATGCAGAACCAAACCCAATGGCTGCGCGGTGAGGTGGCACGCATTGGGGATCTCATCAAGGAGCAGAACGAACAGGTAACCAAGATCTCGGCCTGGCAGAGCTCGGAGCGTGCGCGCCTCGAGAGCATTCTGCGCCAGCATCAGGGCTCCGTGGgggatctgcagcagcagatgatcCAGGATCGCAACTACATCCAGAATCTGGCCACCAAATATCGTGTGAGTGTCGACGAGCTGGAGAAGTGGCAGcgggaggagctgcagcggctgcaggtgcgcggacagcagcagctggaggagcacatcAAGGACTGGCAAATCAGCGTCAGCATGAACCTGCGCGACATTGTGGGTCAGAATCAACTGACCATCGAGCAGTTCCAGAACTCCATCATCAACGATCGCTCCCGGCTCGAGCAAATGGCACGCATGTACAAGGTAAAGGTGGAGGAGATCGAGGGCTGGATCAAGAGCGAGCTGAAGAAGTTCCAGTCGGAGGGTCTGCTCAAGGAAGTCGAACAGGAGCTGGTCCTctggcagcagaaggagcgcgagcgcctgcagcagcttgtCCAGCACAACTCCCTGACAgtcgagcagctggaggccaAGATCAAGAGCGATCAGACGCACTTCTTTGAGCTGGCCAACACCTACCAGGTGCGCGTCGAGGACATTCAGGAGTGGCTGAAGAAGGAACTGTTGCGCCTGCAGAGCGAGGGTCTGGTCAAGGCTGAGGCCCTGAAGGATTGGCAGCAGGTTGAGCGCGTAGAAATCTCCAAGCTggtgcaacaaaacaaatattcccTGGAGGACTTTGAGCGAAAACTCCTGGCCGATCGTGCGCGTCTGCAAGATCTGTCCAGCACCTACAACGTGCAGGTCTCGGAGATTGAAAAGTGGATCCAGGCTGAGGGCGATCGGCTACAGCGCGAGGGTCGCCTGCGCATGGAGACGGAACTCAATCACTGGCAGAAGATCGAGCGCCAGCGCCTGCTGGATCTGATCAACAAGAATGACCTGTCCATCGATGAGATCGAGACGAAGATCAGTCGCGATCAGACGCATCTTTACAGCCTCGCACAGCAGCATCAGGTGCGCGTGGAGGAGATCGAGCAATGGATCAAGCAGCAGATCCAGAAGCTGCAGGACGAGGGACTCATCGAGATGCAACGCCTCAAGAACTGGCAGCTGGAGTGGCGGGGAAACCTCACCAATATGGTGCAGGACCGCGACTTTACCGTAGAGGAGTTCCACAAGTGGCTGTTGAAGGATCGCGCCCAGCTGCAGAGCCTGGCCATGCAGCACAACGTGCAGATCGAGGAGATCGAGCAGTTTgtcaagaaggaggagcagcggttCATTGGCATGGGTTTGTTGAAGCCCAGCGAGAAGCTCACCAACTGGCAGGAGGTGGAGCGTCTCCATCTCAAGAAtctcgcccagcagcagtacaAGTCCacggagcagctggaggcacGCCTGCGGCAGGATCGGGAGCTGCTCGAGCGCCTCGCGCGCCAGTACAGCGTGCAGGTGGAGGAGATTGAGCTCTGGatgaagcaggagctggcgcGCATGCGTGACGAGGGTCAGTTGCAGATCGACAATCTGACATcctggcagctggcagaaCGCGAACGCCTCGAGGCTCTAATCAGCCAGAACAAGCAGTGGAGCGCCGAGGAGCTGCGCGCCGAGTTGGAGAAGGATCGCGAACATATGCAGACCATGGCCTTCCAGTATCACACCTCAGTGGAGGAGATTGAACGTTGGGTTCAAGCGGAGATTGAGCGACTGAAGCAGCAGGGAAAGCTAAACATCGAGCAGCTCTCGGCGTGGCAGAGAACCGAACAGCAGCGCATTTTGTCGCTCCTCCAACAGCACTCGAATATCACATTGGAGCAGTTCCAAGCCAAGGTAAGGCGGAGACATTTCGCTTACCCAATCGATTTTTCATCCCAAAATGATTTATAATCTTTTTGCAGGTGCAAAACGATCGTCGTTTCTTGATCAAACTGGCCGAGCAGCACCATGTGAGCGTTGTGGAGGTCGAGACCTATGTCAAGCAAGTGATTGAGGACCTGCACAAGAAGGGACAATTTGAAatggagcagctgcaaaacTGGCAGCTGGTGGAACGTGATTACATCAAGAATTTGATTGGCGAATACAAGAACGGTTTGTCCACGGCGGAGTACGAACAAAAACTGCTCGCAGATCGCGCTCATCTCAATCAGCTGGCGGATCAGTATCGCCTCAGTGTGGAGCAGATCGAGCAGTGGATGGTCTCCGAGCTGAAGCGGCTGCGCGGCAACACAGAGTCCTCGCTGAAGAGTCTCAGTGCCTGGCAGGTGGCCGAGTTGGAGCGCCTGCAGAATCTCGTCAAGCAGCAGAATCATCTGACCTACGTGGAGtttgaaatggaattgaaCCAGGAGCGAGAACGTCTGCAGAAGCTGGCCAATCAGTACTCTGTTAATGTGGTGGAGATTGAGGAGTGGCTGCGCCAGCAGTTGGTCAACCTAAAGACCACGGGCCAGGGCAAGGTAGAGAACCTAACCAAGTGGCAGGCTCTGGAACAGCAGCGTCTCCTTGAGCTGTTGCTGAAGAAGCAACAGGAGCTGCCCTACGAGGATGTGGAACGTGAGCTGACCAGGGACCACGACCGCCTCGAGAGTCTCTCGCAGACGCACCACGTAAGCATCGATCAGGTGGAGCAGTGGTCACGCGAGGAACTGAAGCGTCTGCAGAGCTCTGGCTTGGTGCAGTTTGAACAGCAGacccagtggcagcagcagatcagcCATGGCTTCAACgactggctgcagcagcagcgcaacgGCGCCAGCTACCAGGAGTTTGTGGACTTCCTGAAGCGAGACAAGCAGCGATTGGATGGCATTGCCAGCGACTACCATGTGACGGTCGAGCAGGTGGAGAAGTGGGTGCAAAAGGAGGCGGCACGACTCTCCCTCATTGGCGTCATTGATCGGCCACAGAACAATGTCAAGTACGAGGAGATTGTCAACATTTGggaggatcagcagcagcagcagcagcagcaacccagcTGGAAGACGGATCTGTTGTCGCGTTTGAGAAGCGTCACCAAGTGGCGTCCCATGACGCGGCAGGAATTTGAGAGCTATTTGATCCGCAACAAGGCCGTGCACGAGCAGATTGCCCGACAGTACCATGTGACCATTGAGGACATTCATCTCTGGCTGGAGAATAGTGCCCAGAAGGAGGGTCTCATCACGGTGCCCGTTGTGTTGGAGGcgtggcagctgcaggagcagcagcacatccagGATCTGAttaatcagcagcagcgcaagcaGCGAAAGTGGACcatcgaggagctggagctgaggctgAACAATGACCAGAAGCATCTGCAGGAGGCCATCCAGCAGTACCGCGTGACCGTTGAGGAGCTCAAGGCCTGGTACAAGGATGAACTGAAGCGTCTGCTGGATCAACGCAAGATCGATCGTGGTTCGGCGTTGTCCTGGCAGAGCCGAGAGCTGGAGCGCATCTATCTGCAGGCCGTGAACAAGCCAGACGTTGGCAGGCAGGCGCTGGAGACACTGCTACTCAGGGATGTGCACGTTTTGGCGCCACAATATCAGATTTCAGTGGAGACTTTGCGCCTCTTCATCCACGACAAACTCAGTCGCTTTGCGGACATGGGCCTCACCACGGACACCGTTCGACAGGTGAACAATTGGCACGAACAGGAGCGCCTACGCCTGCGGGATGTGGCCAGCAAGTTGGTCATCAccgagaaggagctgctggagttcATTTCGCACGATGACAACTTCCAGAACCAATTGGCTCAGGTCTACCAGGTGGGCCTGGCTCAGCTGGCTCCCGTGCAGCGCATAATTGTTGGCAACTTgaacaaggagcagcagctggagcagcgccagctgAACTATCTGACCAACTGGCAGCGTCGCGAGAGGGATCGCCTGTACGAGTTCATACGCACCCAGAACATGACGCAGACTCAGCTGAAGAGCTGGCAGAACCAGGACacgaagctgctgcaggactTTGCCAGCAAGTACGAGATCTCCGTGCAGGAGCTCAAGGAGTGGCAGAAACTCGAGCTGGAGCGCATCCAGAAGGTTGCCTACTACTACGGCATGACGCAGAGCGATCTGCAGCAGTTCCGCGAGGGCGAACTCCGCTGGCTGACCTACGTGAATCATCGCAAACTAATGTCCGCCGCCGAGGCACAGAACTGGGAGAAGACCCACAAGTGGACGCTGGGCAGGCTGCAGAGCAGATATGGAAAGTTTGGTCAGGAGTTGGTCATCTGGCGGCGTGTTTTGTATCTGCTGAGTCAGGGATTGATTGACCTGCCTGCGGGCGGCAGTGCCGATGGTGGCTATGTCGTGGATCCTGGCAGTACCAATGCCACGCATGTGTACAGGCCCATCTTCTCCAAGGATCGTGGGGACCAGCCTCCACACACGTACGAGGAGTCCTACGATGAGACAGATGAACCGGGACTAGAGGGTGAGACACGCACGCCACGTCCCTTCTCCCGTCCAGCGCCCATTCTGTCCAccccgctgccgccgctgccctaCAGTCGCGGCTCATCGCCAAGCGGTGGCTACGAGTACAGTCGCCGCGACTACACCTTCAATGTGCCcgtgggtgggggtggggccTCTTCCTCAGCCTCGGCCAGCGGCGGACCCACTGGCTCATCGGCCAGCGCGAGCGCCACCCTGGGCAAATGGAGTCGTGCCGCCGGCGAGGAGCCTCAGGTCGAGGACTtgggccaacagcagcaggtggaTCTGGGCTGGAACGagggacagcaacagcaggtggaggaggatgCGGACGCGGACTGGAATGCCAAATATGAGGCGGGACAACAGCAGTCTCAGAATCTCGAGGACttcggacagcagcagcagcaggtggaagTGGAGGATCTGAGTGGTCTGGGGGCAGGTGGACGCTATCCTGGCCACAGCTCCAGtggacagctgcagcagactCCTTCAAAGGTAAGTTTTGATCACAATAAACCTCTAAAGAGTCCCTCCAATAAACTTCCTCCAATTCAATTTAGCAACTGGAAGTGGAGGCCACCGCGGAGCCTTCGTTCTGGGATAAACTCAAGAGCAAGATCGGTTAGAGAGTCCTATGAAGAAAAGCAAGAAACTGCCATTTATCGAATACTTTACGAATAGTTACGATTTGTTACACGAAACCTAAACCACACAAacttcaaatatatattttctagaaatgtttctttaatatttagtctataaataaataaatgagatTTCGAGAAAGGTCACACTAGTGCCAGCCACATACAAACTAATTACTACTGAAATTACTCCTCTTCCATAGAGGACTTTCTGCTCCTCCCCTAACTCTTTTACACTCTGTCTTGAGAGACTTTCTGTTCctctatttctctctttttaaGGACGTaatctttttgtattttgttcgttttccTTAATAAACTTTGAAAATATAATaggttctgtttttgtttgctttggtttgctCATTTCTCTACGCGAAATATAAACAGCTTTCATGGCGATTATTATAAACAGGTATTAGCTATAGGAAATTaagttctctgttctctgATCTCTGTGCTGTGCTAATCTTGCGGGTTTTACGATATGCTTGGAGAAGGCTTTATTTAATGTTCTATTTTTTGGGAGATTGTTGCTGGGCTTAGAGATTGCCATTCCGATCTGCTAATGGAATGGTTCTTAGGCTAGGCACTTCATTTGCTTTGGATCGTCAGATACTACAGAGCACGCTCGTTGGTGGAGCACGGGAATTAGGTGTTGGATTTCGAGCATGTATTTGGGAGGAGAATAAATACTCAATGGTGGTAAACAATCGGTTAAATGCCAATTTGACAgattaaaacttaaatataatttggaCAGAGTTAACGAATTTATCTATTAAGAATTAACCTCTGCAAATaatgacaatttgttgcttaaattTGGCAGCAACGTTGCAGGTTGTCACCTGGGAGCTTGGGAGTTCTGTGAGTTCGATAATGGGTTGTAGACAAGATTTGTTggataaaaatgaatttaaattggaGTTGGAAGGAGAAAAATTGATTATTAGAACTCCTGCTAATTTCTAGTtgcaattaaaagtaaatgtaTAATCTAAATAAAATACAGGGAGCTACGTTTTTCACACGTATTTCTATGGCACCTCTGAAATTCCCTCGCTTGAGCACCGTTTTCATTCCTTCGAGCGTGCACTGCTTTCTGTAGTTTGGAATCTACGGGATAcccatctatgtatgtgtatgtatctatatatctTTGCTATTAATCAATTATTCTATTACAATTTACAGGGTACGAGTAGTAAGACTCCCTCAAAGAATCCTCCTCACATTCAAATGATCTTTTACATGCCTTAGAATACTCTTATGTACATCGACTGCTCTTTCGAAATCAACTTATGGATGCCTCCAGCTCGGAGCCACCTCCGAAATGCGTGGCCCTGAACTGCAGACCCTCCGTTACCTCcccgacgacagcgacagctccCATGCTCAGTCCATCTCCTGTCTCTTGGAGCACATGATGCTTCAGTTGCTCGATTTGGTGCAGCAGTTTAAGTGTCTCATCGTCCAGATTGTCGTCCTCttggcgcagctgcagctgctgttgccgctccTCATCGACATCCCATTCGAGCGACTCGGGCGTGGAGATGTGCGACCACGAGTTCTGTGTGGATGAACAGCAGGAGGTTCGCGTGAAGGAACCACCGTGCCGATGGCTGCCCAAACGGGGATATCGACTGGCTCCGTGTCGTCCATGGCTGCCGGCAGCCATCGATGCAGCTGTCGCTAGTTGGTCCAGGGAGGCGTAACGCGGCTGTTTGGCCGCCATCGGTGGGGTGTTCTCTGTCGCTGGCTTCTCCTTTTGtagctccttctgctcctgctggtagTTTCGCAGCTGCGAGTACTCGTGCTCCCACTCCAAGTCCAACGAAGAGCTGGCCCTCGAGCTGGCCATCCGCTGATAGTTGCCATGCATCTCAGTCTCCTTGCTGGGCGTTGCCTGGGCATTGAGCAGCTTGAAAACATCTAAATTCTGCAGCTGTATATCGGAAATTGCACTACAGTAAAGGACAGAGTTATTGGAGTTGATTTACGACTGGCTTATGTTCATGTCACCTGTCATTCTGTAGCTTCGCATAGCTCGGCTGTTGCTCCCAGTACTTGTCCAGGAACTGGGGGCATTGCTGTTTCCTTTTGAACTTCAGAATGCGATAGACAAGGGCGCGTCGCTGCTGGCATCGCTGTCCTCCGCCTGTCGTCCTCCCCCTGTCGCTCGATATGAGCTCTGTCtcgggctgctcctgctcgacCAGCTCTTCTGTGGCCAGCCTGGCCCTGGGCCTGCGTCGACGCCTGAaagtggcaaatgcaaattgtattttcagTGCATACGTTGCACCTTTTGTGGTCTTCGATATGGCGTTCGGTGTTGTTTTCCTCGTTTGTTCGCTCGATTGTTGTTGGGGTATATTGGTTTTTGGGACGATTAGTTGGTGGATGATGATGTGCAGTGCTGTGTATTTGTGGTTAGTGTTTTAGAACGATGGATAGTGCTGTGGAGCGGTCGATGGTGCTGCATAACGATCGATGGTGCTGTATAATGACCGATGGTGCTGGATAACGTTTGATAATGTTGGCTAGCATACAATCTGTGGCTGTTTTCTTATGAACAACTTGTAGAACCTTCGTTTATTAAAGAAGTTTTCAagtaatgcaaatgcaaactaTCACAGATATTGGTTCAATTGGTTCTCCATCCTAGTTTACTGTTGCCGCATGTTAATCGCTCCTCTAATTCGATCACATTTTCAGTGCCTCACCAGAGGGGTGCATAGGGTATAGTGCACGTTCGCTTGATTTGATTAacttgtggcttttgtttcccTTGTTTATGTGTGACCAACAACCAACCCCACTTGCTGGGGCAATCCATTCCATGCACATATCCGTGGAAGCCCGtcgatgtcgtcgtcgtctgtggCATTATTTGTGGCAACATGCAGGCCCTCGAgcattgcatactttcaggctgttGACCCTTCATTCTCCATTGAACGGAGTAGGCTACGGACAAAGTGTATCCCCCTACTCGCAAATTATGTTTGCTTATGCAATttggacgacgacgacgacgacgacgtcgactAAGGGGCTCGGA
The sequence above is a segment of the Drosophila subobscura isolate 14011-0131.10 chromosome U, UCBerk_Dsub_1.0, whole genome shotgun sequence genome. Coding sequences within it:
- the LOC117902441 gene encoding tiggrin isoform X2 — its product is MRALGLCALLLAVASSQGYEGYSRSSYSSRQSSSSYGGGQTSSQGASYVQSAPQLSTWAYAHFNDVRELANHLKQEYNALSQGASNSMGYGGAWSASILDLCGKSAGQLDALSSQLSQQLVADMRQGSLSYATISQPNFFESKAAELLERFSSNVSGNLQQSVDLSSFQPVDLSGFDEVKNYAYPAEVKVIDGKTYVVHRNCTEATKLTGNYGNAAQMNQGFYTQSQTSIPAGSSTTTTITRKKTIHDWVRENMEPTVVGYNSVVHVDGGSRGAPLAIPSAYNQMSAPGGSSSTVVIRRFNKTITTHPDGTSSVGGSESQQRWQDGQLVLDEQRPFGQSSVPRDEQWKREERERFFWYLTTPQRLEDWQRQQEDRLLGVVERYHITLPMLEEFHRRELSRYQALLGQYQSQVQDASAWQRQERSRLDWLIHQNSFSAQDIDRWQQENGRKLSQLAQQHGVSQDQLQQWQRQELQRLHVYFDKVNESLAPQVPQVPHAYPTSSSLTEDNTKEQQRLDELIRQHNATIAALQSSIWNDQQRLKDLSIKYQGDMQNQTQWLRGEVARIGDLIKEQNEQVTKISAWQSSERARLESILRQHQGSVGDLQQQMIQDRNYIQNLATKYRVSVDELEKWQREELQRLQVRGQQQLEEHIKDWQISVSMNLRDIVGQNQLTIEQFQNSIINDRSRLEQMARMYKVKVEEIEGWIKSELKKFQSEGLLKEVEQELVLWQQKERERLQQLVQHNSLTVEQLEAKIKSDQTHFFELANTYQVRVEDIQEWLKKELLRLQSEGLVKAEALKDWQQVERVEISKLVQQNKYSLEDFERKLLADRARLQDLSSTYNVQVSEIEKWIQAEGDRLQREGRLRMETELNHWQKIERQRLLDLINKNDLSIDEIETKISRDQTHLYSLAQQHQVRVEEIEQWIKQQIQKLQDEGLIEMQRLKNWQLEWRGNLTNMVQDRDFTVEEFHKWLLKDRAQLQSLAMQHNVQIEEIEQFVKKEEQRFIGMGLLKPSEKLTNWQEVERLHLKNLAQQQYKSTEQLEARLRQDRELLERLARQYSVQVEEIELWMKQELARMRDEGQLQIDNLTSWQLAERERLEALISQNKQWSAEELRAELEKDREHMQTMAFQYHTSVEEIERWVQAEIERLKQQGKLNIEQLSAWQRTEQQRILSLLQQHSNITLEQFQAKVQNDRRFLIKLAEQHHVSVVEVETYVKQVIEDLHKKGQFEMEQLQNWQLVERDYIKNLIGEYKNGLSTAEYEQKLLADRAHLNQLADQYRLSVEQIEQWMVSELKRLRGNTESSLKSLSAWQVAELERLQNLVKQQNHLTYVEFEMELNQERERLQKLANQYSVNVVEIEEWLRQQLVNLKTTGQGKVENLTKWQALEQQRLLELLLKKQQELPYEDVERELTRDHDRLESLSQTHHVSIDQVEQWSREELKRLQSSGLVQFEQQTQWQQQISHGFNDWLQQQRNGASYQEFVDFLKRDKQRLDGIASDYHVTVEQVEKWVQKEAARLSLIGVIDRPQNNVKYEEIVNIWEDQQQQQQQPI
- the LOC117902450 gene encoding uncharacterized protein LOC117902450 — encoded protein: MGSCLGSCVTAATNTNSSSTSTASSSSTASSSSCVPSAAAANSWLWRRRRPRARLATEELVEQEQPETELISSDRGRTTGGGQRCQQRRALVYRILKFKRKQQCPQFLDKYWEQQPSYAKLQNDSAISDIQLQNLDVFKLLNAQATPSKETEMHGNYQRMASSRASSSLDLEWEHEYSQLRNYQQEQKELQKEKPATENTPPMAAKQPRYASLDQLATAASMAAGSHGRHGASRYPRLGSHRHGGSFTRTSCCSSTQNSWSHISTPESLEWDVDEERQQQLQLRQEDDNLDDETLKLLHQIEQLKHHVLQETGDGLSMGAVAVVGEVTEGLQFRATHFGGGSELEASIS
- the LOC117902441 gene encoding tiggrin isoform X1 translates to MRALGLCALLLAVASSQGYEGYSRSSYSSRQSSSSYGGGQTSSQGASYVQSAPQLSTWAYAHFNDVRELANHLKQEYNALSQGASNSMGYGGAWSASILDLCGKSAGQLDALSSQLSQQLVADMRQGSLSYATISQPNFFESKAAELLERFSSNVSGNLQQSVDLSSFQPVDLSGFDEVKNYAYPAEVKVIDGKTYVVHRNCTEATKLTGNYGNAAQMNQGFYTQSQTSIPAGSSTTTTITRKKTIHDWVRENMEPTVVGYNSVVHVDGGSRGAPLAIPSAYNQMSAPGGSSSTVVIRRFNKTITTHPDGTSSVGGSESQQRWQDGQLVLDEQRPFGQSSVPRDEQWKREERERFFWYLTTPQRLEDWQRQQEDRLLGVVERYHITLPMLEEFHRRELSRYQALLGQYQSQVQDASAWQRQERSRLDWLIHQNSFSAQDIDRWQQENGRKLSQLAQQHGVSQDQLQQWQRQELQRLHVYFDKVNESLAPQVPQVPHAYPTSSSLTEDNTKEQQRLDELIRQHNATIAALQSSIWNDQQRLKDLSIKYQGDMQNQTQWLRGEVARIGDLIKEQNEQVTKISAWQSSERARLESILRQHQGSVGDLQQQMIQDRNYIQNLATKYRVSVDELEKWQREELQRLQVRGQQQLEEHIKDWQISVSMNLRDIVGQNQLTIEQFQNSIINDRSRLEQMARMYKVKVEEIEGWIKSELKKFQSEGLLKEVEQELVLWQQKERERLQQLVQHNSLTVEQLEAKIKSDQTHFFELANTYQVRVEDIQEWLKKELLRLQSEGLVKAEALKDWQQVERVEISKLVQQNKYSLEDFERKLLADRARLQDLSSTYNVQVSEIEKWIQAEGDRLQREGRLRMETELNHWQKIERQRLLDLINKNDLSIDEIETKISRDQTHLYSLAQQHQVRVEEIEQWIKQQIQKLQDEGLIEMQRLKNWQLEWRGNLTNMVQDRDFTVEEFHKWLLKDRAQLQSLAMQHNVQIEEIEQFVKKEEQRFIGMGLLKPSEKLTNWQEVERLHLKNLAQQQYKSTEQLEARLRQDRELLERLARQYSVQVEEIELWMKQELARMRDEGQLQIDNLTSWQLAERERLEALISQNKQWSAEELRAELEKDREHMQTMAFQYHTSVEEIERWVQAEIERLKQQGKLNIEQLSAWQRTEQQRILSLLQQHSNITLEQFQAKVQNDRRFLIKLAEQHHVSVVEVETYVKQVIEDLHKKGQFEMEQLQNWQLVERDYIKNLIGEYKNGLSTAEYEQKLLADRAHLNQLADQYRLSVEQIEQWMVSELKRLRGNTESSLKSLSAWQVAELERLQNLVKQQNHLTYVEFEMELNQERERLQKLANQYSVNVVEIEEWLRQQLVNLKTTGQGKVENLTKWQALEQQRLLELLLKKQQELPYEDVERELTRDHDRLESLSQTHHVSIDQVEQWSREELKRLQSSGLVQFEQQTQWQQQISHGFNDWLQQQRNGASYQEFVDFLKRDKQRLDGIASDYHVTVEQVEKWVQKEAARLSLIGVIDRPQNNVKYEEIVNIWEDQQQQQQQQPSWKTDLLSRLRSVTKWRPMTRQEFESYLIRNKAVHEQIARQYHVTIEDIHLWLENSAQKEGLITVPVVLEAWQLQEQQHIQDLINQQQRKQRKWTIEELELRLNNDQKHLQEAIQQYRVTVEELKAWYKDELKRLLDQRKIDRGSALSWQSRELERIYLQAVNKPDVGRQALETLLLRDVHVLAPQYQISVETLRLFIHDKLSRFADMGLTTDTVRQVNNWHEQERLRLRDVASKLVITEKELLEFISHDDNFQNQLAQVYQVGLAQLAPVQRIIVGNLNKEQQLEQRQLNYLTNWQRRERDRLYEFIRTQNMTQTQLKSWQNQDTKLLQDFASKYEISVQELKEWQKLELERIQKVAYYYGMTQSDLQQFREGELRWLTYVNHRKLMSAAEAQNWEKTHKWTLGRLQSRYGKFGQELVIWRRVLYLLSQGLIDLPAGGSADGGYVVDPGSTNATHVYRPIFSKDRGDQPPHTYEESYDETDEPGLEGETRTPRPFSRPAPILSTPLPPLPYSRGSSPSGGYEYSRRDYTFNVPVGGGGASSSASASGGPTGSSASASATLGKWSRAAGEEPQVEDLGQQQQVDLGWNEGQQQQVEEDADADWNAKYEAGQQQSQNLEDFGQQQQQVEVEDLSGLGAGGRYPGHSSSGQLQQTPSKQLEVEATAEPSFWDKLKSKIG